ACCATCCTCAGCCAGATAAACAATGTAGTTTTCTTCCAGAATCCCTTTCAGCATATCACGGATAGCCGCATTGTCATCCACCACCAGGATTTTAGGTTTGGTTACCTTTTCTTCTTCTTCCTCCTCGTGGTTTTCAATGTCCACTGCAGAAAGGTGAAGAGGTGAGGTGGTCTGCTCAAGCTGGTCCTGCTGGTAGATAGCCCCGGACAGTGGAATTTCAATGAAGAATGTCGTGCCGACACCTGGCTCACTTTCAAACGTAATCTTGCCGTGGTGCAGCTCCACCAGGCTCTTGGTGAAAGCCAGCCCGATACCGGTCCCCCTGTTCTTGGCTGATTCCAGGTTCTGCACCTGATAGAAGCGGTCAAAGAGGTTGACTTGCTTCTCAAGCGGTATCCCGATGCCCGTGTCCTTGACGACCACTTTGGCCCAACCCTCTTCTTCCCTTACTGAGATGCTTACTTTACCCTGCGGGGTAAACTTGATGGCATTGGAGAGCAGGTTATAGAAGATCTTTTCCAGCTTATCGATATCCATATATCCATAGATAGGCTCATCTTCAATATGGCATTCTAAATCAAGCTTGGCGTGTGTCGCCAGCTCACGGAACGCCTGGTGCACCTGGCTTACGAAGGTGGCCCAGTTGCCTCTGGACAACTGCAATTTCATTTTGCCTTGCTCTACTTTGCGGAAATCCAGCAGCTGGTCCACCATCCTGATCAGGCGTTGCACATTGTTGGAAATCAACTGGTAAGACTTTTGTTTTTCCTCCTGGCTGATCTCCGACCCTTTCCTGATCAACCGCTCTATCGGGGTGTTGATCAGGGTAAGCGGTGTTCTGAGCTCATGCGAAATATTGGTGAAGAACTGCATTTTCAGTTGGCTCAGGTCCTCTAGTTTTTCCCGCTCCAACTTTTCGAGTTCCAATTGGTTTTTCTTTCTCGCCGTAATCAAGGAGTATTTCGAGAAGAAATAGGCGGCAGCTATAAACAGCACCACATAGGTGATCATTGCCCACCAGGTCCACCACCAGGGCGGCATGACCTCGATCTTAAGGGAAAGCACTTCCGGGTTCCATACATTGTCGCCATTGGCTCCTTTCACTAGCAAGGTATAACTTCCTGGAGGAATATTGGTGTATTTGGCTTCTCTCTGAAATGCATCTGCATAAACCCACTCCTTATCAAAACCTTCCAATTTATACTTATAACGGTTTTTATCTGGAGCTCCATAATGAAGGTTCGAAAACTGAACAGAAAAACTGTTTTGTGCATATGTCAGACTAATTTTATCAGTTTCACTTATCGCTTTGTTGAGAATTGTTCTACCATCAAATGATTCATTAACCTCTATCTGCTTATTTAATACACGCAGGTTGGTAAAAGTTAGCTGCCCTACGGTATGATCATCTACTATTTCATGCGGAAAGAAAGTATTAAATCCATTTACACCTCCAAAAAGGAGTGTTCCATCATGTCTCTTTAATACTGCTAGTTCTCCAAACTCATTATCCTGTAATCCATCACTCACATCATAATTGATAACAGCCCTTGTTTTAAGATTAATTTTAGATAGACCATGATTACTACCAACCCAAAGGTTACCATAATTATCTTCTTCGATTGATTTAATGACATTGCTTGGCAAGCCATCTTTTGTACTCAGGTAGTTAAATGTTATCTGCTCTCCATTCAGTTTTACAATATTCAATCCCCCTCCCATAGTTCCTACCCATACCTCACCATTGGAAGCTTCAAAAATTGGAAGCACATAGTCATAGCTAAGTGAATTTTCGCCTTGATTTGATCTGAAAAGCTTGATACTAGGATTTTCTTTCAACTTTTCAGATTCCTTGATCAAAGCCAATCCTTTATCTGTACCAACCCAAACATTGCCTTCACTATCAGTGATTACCTTTCTGACGATCTCTGCATTTTCATTCCCTGTATTTTCTAATACAATTTGTGGGTTTGACCAATGTATTTCACCATCATAGAAATGTCCTCTGAACAATCCCCCTCCATACGTTCCCATCCATAGTAGTGAATCGCCCTCTGCCTCAATAGAGAAAACAGCATTCGTATTAATATCCGGACTGAAAATATAAGCCTGCTTGTTTTGTTCAAACCGTGAAACTTCTCCTTTTGGAATTGCCAAAGCTTTAGATGGATATCCTACCCCAATGATGATTTTCCCTCTCCATTCAGCAAAGTCATAAACTATATTCTGAGACTTTAAGTCTAACGAAACATCGATATTCTTATAACCAGTATATAATGATTCATTATTCTCATTAGGTAAATAACTGATACCTCCTCCTTCTGTTCCTATCCACAAGTTATGATCACTATCCTCAAAAATTGCTCGTATTTCATTATAGGATAGACTACCATTTTCAGGTGATTTC
The Limibacter armeniacum DNA segment above includes these coding regions:
- a CDS encoding two-component regulator propeller domain-containing protein, whose translation is MNTRITEFGLCFLLIQFLFSSILYAKDRIMVFEHYTTVEGLSQNDVNCIFQDSRGILWIGTDDGFSTFDGYAFTNYRMDTHDLSSNLIHKILEDEYGNIWIGTANAGVNRFDWKTETFTSFENTASSPNLFTSNHVSSMTLDGKGNLWFGNIKGLNCIDKASLNSNELEVKKYYHNPHNPESLTSSIINTLYCDKDGELWVGNRKGLQKFEEPKDGQRYGVFKTFLKSGENSVYAICKSEKGLYIAYFDGVFELVNSANPTLNKISNLKSNRMKLDSYGTVWAGTEDGLYLLRPSSENRDLEEVGHFKNNIYDEHSISKNLIKDIYEDRTGIIWIGTNGGGINKYNPRRKRFKHIKKSPENGSLSYNEIRAIFEDSDHNLWIGTEGGGISYLPNENNESLYTGYKNIDVSLDLKSQNIVYDFAEWRGKIIIGVGYPSKALAIPKGEVSRFEQNKQAYIFSPDINTNAVFSIEAEGDSLLWMGTYGGGLFRGHFYDGEIHWSNPQIVLENTGNENAEIVRKVITDSEGNVWVGTDKGLALIKESEKLKENPSIKLFRSNQGENSLSYDYVLPIFEASNGEVWVGTMGGGLNIVKLNGEQITFNYLSTKDGLPSNVIKSIEEDNYGNLWVGSNHGLSKINLKTRAVINYDVSDGLQDNEFGELAVLKRHDGTLLFGGVNGFNTFFPHEIVDDHTVGQLTFTNLRVLNKQIEVNESFDGRTILNKAISETDKISLTYAQNSFSVQFSNLHYGAPDKNRYKYKLEGFDKEWVYADAFQREAKYTNIPPGSYTLLVKGANGDNVWNPEVLSLKIEVMPPWWWTWWAMITYVVLFIAAAYFFSKYSLITARKKNQLELEKLEREKLEDLSQLKMQFFTNISHELRTPLTLINTPIERLIRKGSEISQEEKQKSYQLISNNVQRLIRMVDQLLDFRKVEQGKMKLQLSRGNWATFVSQVHQAFRELATHAKLDLECHIEDEPIYGYMDIDKLEKIFYNLLSNAIKFTPQGKVSISVREEEGWAKVVVKDTGIGIPLEKQVNLFDRFYQVQNLESAKNRGTGIGLAFTKSLVELHHGKITFESEPGVGTTFFIEIPLSGAIYQQDQLEQTTSPLHLSAVDIENHEEEEEEKVTKPKILVVDDNAAIRDMLKGILEENYIVYLAEDGEKGLSLAREKMPQLVVSDVMMPVMDGYELVQQMRDDDQLCHLPVVLLTAKSSKESKQKGYEYGVDAYVTKPFNTALLLARIHAIIENRSSQQKRFRTNFEIQPSEIAFTSIDERFINRLVKIVEENISDSEFTVEKLAMEYGATPLRLNQKLKALTGQTAKGFIRNIRLKRAAQMLKLGRYSVSDVTYEVGFNDLKYFRNCFKKEFGIPPSQFLKQEVKEEEENTLMEIE